GAGGAACTTTTTCATGTGTTGGAGGAAAAGTATGTGGCACAAGAAAAGTTTGCTACTACCAGGAGCAACACAGGCACTTCTGTCACACCTACAGCTCTGCCAGTCTATTCTGTGGACGACTTTGGGGAGGTGGAATTGGACAAAGTACCGAGGAATGGCAGCTTCTCCTTGTATGCTCTTTGTGAGCGCCTAAGTGAAGCACTGAAGGCTAAAAGGGACGAAGTTAGTCAGTTGATGACGAGATTGCAATCTGTGGAGGGCCAGCTTAAAGAGTGCAGCCGTATAAGGACCGCTGCTCCTGTTTCTGAACTCTCCGAACGACGCGACTTTGAGCGAACCTCTGTAAATTGTGAGCTAGCAGAGAAGCTTAGAAGCTGTGAGAATAAGAGCACCTCTCTGGGCGTAAAGAACCGTGAACTTCGAAGGGAAGTTGTTGTACTTCAGGCAGAAAATGAAGCTCTGCGTCGTCAGAGAAAGATAGATGAGGATACTTTAGTCGATCTGCAAAAGCTCGTTGACGAATGTAAACAGAAGGAGCACCGTCTTCTTGAAAAGATTGCTGCTCGGGAGCTAGCAACTGGGACACTGTTGCGCGAAGATGAATTTCTGGAGATTATTCGAAGCAGCCAACAGCAGCTGAGAGCCTTCTACGAGGACAAGATTTCCACTATGCAGGACGAGATGGATCGCTTCTACTCTCATGCATCTGCGTGCATTCGAGAAAAAAATGCCATCATTGACACATTAAAGAGCGAATCGATTTAGACCCGATAATGTGTGCTGTTTAGTTACCGCAttcattttttttgtttgttaATTTTTCCTAGATCGTGAAAGTGAACTTGTGAAGAAGCAAAACAGAACCTATAGGAGCGATGCCGGTCTTTGCTCAGTAACTGGTGAACAGCTGTGCTTTCGTGTTCTGTTATGCCTCAGGCGAAAGCGCTCTTCCTTGCTAGAATGCGTTGCTATGCTTGCGAGCTAATGAAGGCTCTATTTCTCCGAAAAGGCACtgttttccttcgctgtTGCGTTTACTAGCTAGTATGTTCACGCCACTGAAAAAGCTTTCTTGTGCGATTGCATGACCTGTGCTcacctttttctcttttcttacTCTCTCGCTATTAAACATGAGTGTTCTGAAGTAGATGCGGCAGCGAAGAACGGTGCTTGTGACCGAGGAGGAGTTGCCTGTTGAGCGAGCAACAATTTCAAGGCATATCGCGAAGGTAGACATTTTCCCAAAACCCAAGGAGGATTACCGCCGCGAGCAAACAAAATATGGCGCTTATTTAAGTGTCTGTACAGTGTGTTTTGTCGTGCTTCTTGTGTTATGGGAGGGAGTTGCCTACTTGAGAGGGCGCGACGCGTATGATACAGATGTCTCACTCGATAAAGGGCTTTCAGACGAAATGCCGGTACATTTCGATGTTCTGTTTCCGTATATGAGCTGCAACCGCTTGAGTATTGACGTAGTCGATGCTACAGGAACGGCGAAGTTCAACTGTACAGGCACTATACACAAGCTTCCCATATCAGGCGACGGTGAAGTCCAGTACAAAGGCACCATGAAAGATCTCGACAATGATATAGAGATGGATGATACCGGAGGTGATAGGAAGTGTCGGCGGTGCCCTTCATCTGCCTTTGAGGGAGTTGCTGCAGATGTCCGCAATGCTGCAGCGTCGAAGTGCTGTGACAGCTGCGACAGTGTTTTTGAGCTGTACAAAGAACTGGAAAAGAAGTTCCCTGGCATTGAGTACTTTCCTCAATGCTTGGAACAGCTGTATGAGCGTGCGAGGGGGTGCAATGTGATCGGCTCGCTCGATCTAAAAAAGGTTCCTGTGACTGTCATTTTTGGTCCTCGACGGACTGGTCGCCGTTACTCGTTGAAGGATGTGATTCGACTGGACACCTCTCATGTGATTAAGAAACTGCGGATCGGTGACGAGGCTGTAGAGCGGTTTTCGAAGCATGGTGTGGCGGAACCACTCTGTGGTCATGAGCGATTTTCGAAAACCTACTCGGAGACAAGGTACTTAGTGAAAGTGGTGCCTACGACGTACAGAAAAACGAGAACAAGAGACGCAAAGGCCTCGACGTATGAGTATAGTGCCCAGTGCAGCAGCCAGGCTATTGTCGTCGGCTTCAGTGGCGTAGTCCCTGCTGTTCTGTTCGCTTTTGAGCCGGCCGCTATCCAGGTGAACAATGTTTTCGAGAGGCAGCCTGTTTCGCATTTCCTAGTCCAACTCTGCGGTATTGTAGGTGGGTTGTTTGTTGTCCTGGGATTTATCGATAGTACTGTTGAGTGGTTTGTTGATTTTGAGAAGCGGCATCGCTAGTTGCgtgttttcctcttttcactcTATGTTACGAACGGGAAGAtgtagaaaaaaaaaatctaTGCCGTCTGAGTGATGCACCTACGATCGTGTGAGGCCAGCGAATCGACACTTTAtgcctcttcttttttttttttgcgcccAAACAAGGTGAAAATCTATGAATCATTCTGATTGGCGTTTGGCGAGACCTGAGTAGCGGAGTGGCAACATATGGGCATCGCGGAGGCAGGCAGTGACACTGCGATTCTTCTAAAAACTCAAACCTGGTGATCCTGTTGactatttttttttttcgtcgcTCTCTATCATGTCAGGTACCTGAGGAGTATCTTGCGATAAAAGGGTTGCTCCCTGTCTCGTACGTGACAAGGGAAAAAAGTGTTTCTTATGGCTGGTACAGCAACGCTGTGAGACATGAAATACGACAGAATAGCACGTCGTCATAGCAGTGCCAGTAGGCTCGATTTTGCGTACACGGAGGGTTCATGTTtcgttctccttttcttcgctaCGCCCCTACCGGTGCGGCGAAGGTACCGGAGCAGCTGCCTGAGTGGGCGATCAAAAAGCGCACGTACCTAAGCTTGGCACTGGACCGATGGGCACTAAAATTGCAACGCTTAGCCACGAAAGTAATCGCCGTTAGTGATCGTATGATGGGCGTGCAGCCGAAGGAGGAGCTCTATCGCATTCCGCGTCTCCTGAAGGTGAGTGGGAAGCGACCGACGGTCATGGATAACTGTTTCATTGCGCCAAGCGCTCTAGTCACCGGTGATGTGCATGTGGGGCGAAAGAACTATATCGGTTATAACGCCATCCTTCGGgccgaagagggagagagcattCACCTTGGCGAGAGCTGCAACGTGCAGGAAAAGGCGGTAGTCACGGGAAACACAACAGTGGGTAAGTGGACTACGATTGAACCCATGGCCATAGTCGAGTCTGCTGACATTGCATCATGCTCGTTTGTAGGAGCGGGCGCGATTGTGATGAAGGGTTGTAGCATCGAGTCCGGTGCTATGCTGTGCGCGGCGAGCGTTCTGCAGTCGGGCGCAATTATCCCTTCCGGTGAGATGTGGGCCGGCAACCCGGCTCAGAAAGTGGCGTACCtcacggagaaggagaaggatgACATTATCAAGTCTGCCAAGCATTCCGTCCTTCTCGCTATCGAGCACCACGACTCGTGGGAGCTCACCTGGGAGGAAGTCGAGGACCAGCGCGACGCTCGAGAACTGTTTGCGCGGTACGCCGAAAGCAACCGAGAGCTGCGTATCAAGGCTATGTACATCAAGGAGCCGCCACGACCGAATCGGAAGAAGATGGGCCGCCGCACGCCGCAGGAGGTGATGGAGGGTAGCGAGAACACCCCCGCGCTGACTGAGAGTATGCACCAGGGTTACTAAAACCTGGTGCTGTGGGCGACAAGGTCTAGGGATGTATTTATCCATTGAAGTCGCTATCGTTAGCGTGTGGTGCTGACTGTGGCCTTCAAGGTGTAGTGTACTTGGCTCCCTACCTTTGAGTcgcaaagggaaaaagcTAACGAAAAACATCTGTCAATACGGTTGTGCCTTTCCTTAGCGTTTGTGTGCTTTGCTCGTGCTGTTTACCTTATTATGACTTGTATAGCTTTGTTACCTGCAACTGTTCTTGGCGAAGGTTCCTGTTCTCTGCGTGGGATTGTTTTTCCTTGCTTCAATTGGCGAGCTGAAACGCGTACCTGTAGAAAGTCATTCTGCATAGAGGAAGGAAAGTCGCATCCTTTGGCCCCACATTTTTGTTTCTTGCCTAGCGTACTGAGCAAGCTTCCCCGCATCACCTTTCAGTGGATGCTGAGGCCGCTCcctggcacacacacacacacacacagatatGAAATTTCGCCGGAGCACTTACGGGACCCACGAGGCACTTCGCTTGTGCTAACCCACGCTACTTGAAGCCACCATCACCGTCTGCCTATCCCCTTTGTCTTCTTTCCTTGTGCCACCCTATAACACCATTGACGAGCAGTAACCTTAACTATTGGAAGTCCCCCGGCACTTTGACTACACATCCCACTGCTTTTCTGCGATACAACGGCTGAGGAAAATGAACCCCATCATATCCTGCGATAACATTCATAAGACGTacctcctcggcgtcgagggcgtgccagcgctgcgcggcgcgGATGTGGACGTCTACCCTGGAGAGCTTCTTGTGGTGTACGGCACaagcggtggtggtaagAGCACGCTTCTCAATGTTCTCGGCACGATCGACACGCCAACGAAAGGGAACATGTTCCTCTTTGGAAAACGTGTGACAGACCAAACGGCGGACTCAGAGCTagccgcgctgcgctgcaagCGGATCGGGTTTGTCTTTCAATCATTTAACCTGATCTCCAGCATGGATGCGCTGGACAACGTGTCGCTACCGATGATGATCAAGGGTTCGCTACCAGCGTCCGCCATCAAGAAGCGTGCCACGACACTCCTCCATGAGGTTGGCCTGGGGCACAGGTTGCACCATTTTCCATCGATGCTCTCAGGTGGtgaacagcagcgcgtgACGATTGCTCGGGCTCTTGCCAATGAACCAGAGATCTTGTTTCTTGATGAACCCACAGGCGACCTGGACACAAAGAACACGCACATCATCATGAACATTCTTCTGCGGCTGAACCGTGAACGCGGCCTCacgatggtgatggtgacCCATGATGTGTACATGAAGCAGTACGCCCACCGGGTCATTTACATCCGTGATGGCAAGGTAGGCACCACCGAAGACATCCACAGTAATGTTCGTGAGCGCGCTTGGagggagctgcaggagtcCCTGAGCAAGGCAAACGCCGGggcagaggagcagaagacaGCGACCAGCATGCAACGCACTCCCCAGGACTACGCCACATTCTCTGCGCAAGGTCCGCTGAATCTTGATGAAGACCCAGAAATGCAGCAAGTAGTTGATATGCTCTTCGGCCCTCAGCAGGGCCATGCCTAGAGACGGGCAACACGCCATCTTCCTTTCTATAagttctctccccctctatATAATGTCTTTTCGTTTGCACTTTTTGCGTTCATCTTTTTGTTTGCCACGCGGTGAATGCCCTTAtgctctctgctctcttcttctatGCTCAGTGTCTCTCAGATTTCTCAAGTGCTTCCGACCTTTTAGTCATTTTTTTTGCGTAAAAATGCCTTTTTGATTTGTCTCGTGCTCTCTTACgacgaaacaaaaaagcgcAGCAAACATAGAAGAGTGGTTGGCAGCGTCTTTGAGGAAAAGCGGCACCTTATTACTCTCCCTCATCTCCACTCCTTAGGGCCCCTGATGGCTTGCACCGCATCGCTCATGGGGTACACCTGGCGTCAAGATCCCCCATGCGTACTTTACATTCTATATGCACAGTCCTCCGTTGCAGCCGATCTCGGTCGTCGACGAGGTGAACTTGCTCTCTTTAACACTGAGACTTCCTGCTTCTCTGTTCCAAAAATAATTCTCTCCTCATTCGCTGTGTAGCGTAGTACCCTTCTCTCGTGTACTAAAATGATGCGAGAAAAGTCGTAAAACGAGAAAATGCCGAGAGGATGGAGGCTCTGTTGCCTATCGAAACCTGTTTGCGATGTGGCTATCCCTACGTATTTCGCCTGTCGCGCTTTGGCTGCGTGTTCTCGTGCGCGTGCGACGAGTGCGTTGACGTGCTAAAAGTGGCCGCAGccttcaccgccgccctTCGTGGGCGAACAGTCGCGGTGCCGTTTGTCCCGCTCATGTCGTCCCCATTGCTGGAACTCACCTGTTCCAtgaaggtggtggtcgtggaAATAGACTTTCTACAAGATCTTGTTTACACGCACTTCCTCAACTTTCATGATGCCGACGTGGCGCAGGTAATGGTGAGCCTTTCCCTCGCACTTCGCGAGCAGCTGGCATTCAGCAGGACAGCTCTGACGGGCCCGGCGGCGTTGATGGACCAGCTCACGGAGGAGCTCCTCGTATCCGCACAAGATCCCGCGCTTCCGTTCTTTGTGAACCCGCCGCCTCCTGGGCTGCGCGAAGCTGTATCTGATATTCTCAGCCGTACCGTGCCCGAAACAGTACTCGATCGGATTCCACACCTTCTTCGTCGTACTATGAAAGCCCatcaagaagaaggcgtgaGGACAGCACTGcgatggggagggaggattCTCTTCGCGGACGACATGGGTGTTGGTAAAACGATGCAGGCATTGGCTACTGTGGCAGCACTCGAGGCCTATCCACTACTCATTGTCTGTCCCTCGGCGGTGAAGCTCATGTGGGCAGACCTGATCGAGCAGTATCTGCATGAGCAGGTGTCTGTCGATGAGATTCACCTGATTCACGGCGCAAATGATGCACTCAGTATTGACGTGCAGCCAaaggtggtgctggtgagCTTTCACATGGCAacggtgctggagaagcaGTTGCGGTCTCGCAGCTGGAAATGTCTCCTGTGCGATGAGAGCCATCTGTTGCGCACAAATATTAGCGGAGTCGATGCAGCCTATACTCGTGTGGTGGTAGCTATCGGAAAACGAACGCCTCACTGCCTCCTGCTTTCGGGAACGCCAGTCACTGATACCCCATTCGATCTTTTTAATCAGATCGACACGCTGCGCCCCAGTCTACTGGGAAAATCCCGCTTTGAGTTTGCGATGCGGTACTGCCGACTCACACTCTCTCCCTACTTGCAGATTGGAGAgtcgacgaggaggatggagCTTTCATCGCTGCTACGCTCTTGCTGTATGCTGCGTCGTCTCAAAGAAGATGTGCTGGAGCTGCCACGAAAAAGCAGAGTTGTGATGCGGGTAGCACATCGCCTTTTGCCGCACAGAAGggagcgccgcagcggggACACATCGTATCAGGAACGCTACGCGAATAGTTGGAAAGAAAACTGGAGCGGCATCACGGAAGCAGTcgagcactgctgcagcaagtACGACCGGGTTGTGCTTCTGGCGCACCACATCGGACTGATTGATGCGCTTGTGCAGTGGACTCGTGACCACCGCAAGCACGCTGTCCGCATTGACGGGCGAGTGCCGGTGCAACAGCGAGGAGATCTTCTAGACGCTTTCCACCGAGGAGAGGCCCGGATTGCGATAATCGGAATCACGGCATGCGCCGTGGGTATTTCGCTAGCACCCGCTCAGTGCGCCGTGTTCTGTGAGCTCCCCCCTGACGCAGCGTGGATGCGGCAGGCAGAGGATCGTCTGCATCGACCTGGGCAGCGCGACGAGGTGGTTGTATACTATTTGCTAGGACTCCATTCGCAGTTTGACGCTGATCTCTTTTCCCGCTTGTGCAGTAACCTCTCTGAGGCTGAGGGATCTAGAGGAACGAGCCTCTTGCTTTCACAAATGGACCACGTGTCTCACCCAACACGGCATCCGAAACCTGTTTCGTATACGCCAGCGCATGACTCAGTGCAGCCAACGATGGAGCCTTTGCTCTTTTGTGTTAGCAAAAACACCGGCCGCATCCACGTGCGCGCAAGCGAACCGACCGGCTTTTACACCACGTTTCCGTGGCATGAGGCAAAGCAGTGCGCTCGGCAGCGTCAGGACCCAGTatggcagcagctggacaCTTTCCTTGACTCCGTCACTCGTCTTTCACCGTTTTGTCGGAGGCAACTCGTCCTCTGCCAGGCGTGGCTGCCACCTGTCTTTCAGTGGAAAAGCGACTGTGCGGCGGTCTCCAATCCACGACGGCGCAACCGCTATTCGAAGACACTACCTGTTGGATGGGGAGTGTGGTGGAAGGTGCGCCGACTGTACTTTCCCGCGTGCTATTACTTTGGTCccctcatcgctgctgcaAACAATGAGTACGAGGCGGGCTGCCTGAGCTGCGCGGCAAGCCTCCCACAGCTCGATAGAAGCGTGTACAGCCTTGTGCCTGGGTCAATTTGCTgtgccaccagcagcgattCCGAGCTTTTCTGTTCAGGTAGGTGTAGGGTGTCGTTTATTATCCGGCGGTCTGGTGGCGCAATGCGCCGCAGTGTTGCGGGTGTCGATAAAGGTGTTTGTTCGCACTGCCACGTCGATTGTGAGACACTGTGCACCTCCGTAGCAGCAGTGACGGGGCGGCGAGAGCGCGTGGCTGCGATCGGGAGACTGCACCCGCAACTACTGCAATTCCCCACTTTTTGTGAGAGGATTGTCTCGAATCCTATTCCTGGAAATTTCTGGCATGCTGATCATGTAGTTCCGGTTGCAtgtggtggaggggaggcgaCTCTAGACAACCTACAGACGCTGTGCGTCGTCTGTCACGCCCTCAAAACTCAGGAAGACATGAAGCAAGTGCGACAGCAACGCGTAGTGCTACCTGTCCAAGAGCTGATGGCTCGAACAACAGTCGATGTCGCGTGGGTCAAGGTGACTGCTTCCAGTGTCTCACGTGTGACAAAACGCAAACTATGAACTTCCACTTACTCATGTAGCGTTCGTGCAGTAGCCACGGTAGAAGATGTTGTTGGGGTCAcccctttgttttctcttcgctCCTCCGCTTTTTCCTTGTCGGGACTGCTAACTCAGGTGGCTGTGAAACGGTGGAACTTTTTTCACTCGTTTCTCCCCCgtgcgaaaaaaaaaaatgtggTGGCTCAAAATGGTAGTGCAGAGTTGATTTAAGGGACGCCTGGGGAGAAGCGTATCACGCTGCTTCAATATACTCTGTGGCACACCACGCGCACTGGGATGTAGACACCTTCATTACTGCGCACTACACTACCTCTATCAGAATTGTACTATCCCAGACAAGCTGTGTATCGCATGCTTTATTTCTGTGTGTACCCCTCGGCAGCACTTTTTTTCTCCGTACGGTGCATCGTAGAACGGCTTTGTCGATGAAGCTGCTCTCGCTCGAAGCCCTGGCGTCCTATCTCTCCTTCACCAACGCACGCGTATACGCGAAAAAATCGCGCTCACACGCATATATCGGCACAGGAACTTTTATTCTTGTATTTTCATCTTCTACAGGGACACCATCATCAACTGAACTCGTAAAGCAACAGAGTAGTAGTAGAATTAATgaccaaaaagaaaaatgacTTTCACTCATGCAGGTTAGTTCAAGCTTACGATACGGGTGAGAATGACGAAGTAAAGGATGAAATCGATATTATTGTCAACACTTACGAGAATGTCCGCGTGTCGGGCAAGAGCGTGGCACACTACCGAGTGCTTGTTCCACTTGCATCCGAAATCCGCCCGAGCAGGCGCGTCACACTGGAGATCCGTGTGATACCTGGGTATCCGTATGTGGCACCGGCCATCAGTCTTTTGTTTCCGCCCGGAGTGCAACCCGGGTGTGAGGGTACGCTGTCGGAGTACGAGGTGAAACAGATGGCCAAGGAAGTGTTGAACAACATTCAGCCGTGTCTCCCTAGCGGTATGCCCTGCATGATGCAAATCGTCTCTACCGTGGCCACCATTGTAGAATGCGGCATCGAtccaccgtcgcagcagcagaacagAAAGGCGCAGGGTGAGGCAAATGTGCCCAGTGCGGGTCAGTCGCTATCACTAACGCCAGTTCCGTTGAAAGCGAAGGAAGCGTTAAGGCTCAGCCTGTTTGCATTTCACCTACTGAAGAAGTGCTGTCACATGAAGAACCCGGAGTCAAACGAGGAGGCCGCCAGCAACTTCGACTGGCTTGTAAAGTATCTTCTGGACAGCGCCAACATTTTCCCTGAAGCGGCGCGCAGCTTTTTCCCCTGGAATGGGATTTCGTTTTCGCGTGCCTTCGCCGCGAACATTAAGAGCGCCCTGGCCCTCCCCGCAGATCAGCAGGGCCTGCCAAAGTGGCTTTGGGAGGATGAAGGACACAACCTGCGCATTCAGCAGGGCTCGGAGGGTCGCTACCGGAACGAGTTCATTCAGCAGAGACTTCTCGGAGCCGGTGGTTTTGCCCCTGTGTACGTCTGTCGGAAGAAGATTGACGGCCGCCTGTACGCGATTAAAAAGATTGCAATGTCAGAAGCGCAGTCTGAGAAAGTCGTGCGAGAAGTGCAGACCCTTTCTGCACTTAATCACAAAAACATCGTTCGCTACTATGACGCGTGGGTCGAAGACGGGTGCGATGAGGAGTTGCGCAAATTCGTTGACACCGATgcagaggacgaggaagatgaggaaaaagaaaagcgcggCAAGAAAACGCTAGCATCCCGCTCGGGTACTACTGTCCGCGCTCCGTCGTCATCGGATACTGACAGCAGCTCTTCCCGCTATTCGTCATCAGTGGAGAAGTCCTGCAGCACGGATACGAGTGAGGATGACGACGAATCCGATGAATCCTGCAGCGGTAGTGATGGCGTACAAACCGATGCCAAAATGCACAAACCAGAGGCGAGGCGGTCGTTTATGAATTACCAGACACTTTACATTCAGATGGAGCTGTGCTCTGCCCGCTCACTTCGGCATTTGATTGAAGAAAGTGACTCCAGCGACTCTGGTGGcatcttctcttctgccAACGGAGAAAAGGTTGCTGTGTCGATTCTCCGCCAGCTCCTCTCCGTCATAGCTCACACGCATCGGGAGCGCATTGTTCATCGGGATCTGAAGCCTGACAACGTGCTGTTCGAAATGGAGTCCAATCAAAGCAGTGAAGCCGGGACAATTCGCGTCGCAGACTTTGGCCTGGCGCGCGTGATGAGCGGAGTAAAGCGCATCACGAGCGTACTAGACGTGGATGAGACAAGCATGTCGACAAACGTGGTCTCCGCAAGCCATCCCACTGGCAACTGCGGATCGGTGCTGTACTGTGCACCAGAGCAGGAGAAGGGTCTTGAGTACGATTTCAAGGTTGATGAATTCAGCATAGGAATGATCGCGTTTGAAATGTGGCTTGCCATAGCCGGAAAAGGCTTCCGCGAGCGTTTTACTATTATGGGCGAAGTCTGGCGCACTGGCAAGCTACCGCAGTGGTTTGTGCAGTGGAATCCGACGATGGCCGAGACTATCGAGAAGCTACTGGAACCTGACCCACATCGACGCACCACCTGCGAGGCTGTTTTGGGCACAGCTGAGCTTCCAGGTGACCCAGCTGATCTGACGAGTGCGCTGGACACAGTGGACAGATATGGAGAGCGAATAGTGGGACGCATCATTCAGAAGATCCAGCGAAGCGGATCTGAATTTCGCAAGCCGTCTAGAGCATTCCGCGATGACATGCAATTTGTGGGGTCGTCTCAGTGCACGGATGTGGTGCAAGCGGTTCAGGTGATCGGCATGCTGCACGGCGCCGTTCCCGTGGCGCTTTTTGACCCGACTGTGGCAATGAATCCCAAGCTGGCTGAGATGAGTGTGGACTGTGTAGTAGATagcagcggccgcagctATGCCTACTCCACTCTTCCATACTTTGCGACAGCATCGTTTCTTGGCATGCAGGAAAACGTCTCCATCGGCTCCTTTTATCAATTTTATCATCGTACTCGATCCTACGTCATCTTCACGTCCCCGGTGCCTCACTACGACATATTCAATGAGTGCGTCCTGGAGCCGTTTCTATCGCTATGTCACCTGCTGGCGTTTACGGAAACAGCGGCATCAGTCGAGGTGATTGTGTCGCACGTCCACTGGCTAAAGACAGTGTTTCCCACCGAGATCGGAAcacgaccgc
This portion of the Leishmania panamensis strain MHOM/PA/94/PSC-1 chromosome 11 sequence genome encodes:
- a CDS encoding hypothetical protein (TriTrypDB/GeneDB-style sysID: LpmP.11.0010) encodes the protein MTRLQSVEGQLKECSRIRTAAPVSELSERRDFERTSVNCELAEKLRSCENKSTSLGVKNRELRREVVVLQAENEALRRQRKIDEDTLVDLQKLVDECKQKEHRLLEKIAARELATGTLLREDEFLEIIRSSQQQLRAFYEDKISTMQDEMDRFYSHASACIREKNAIIDTLKSESI
- a CDS encoding endoplasmic reticulum vesicle transporter, putative (TriTrypDB/GeneDB-style sysID: LpmP.11.0020), producing the protein MPVHFDVLFPYMSCNRLSIDVVDATGTAKFNCTGTIHKLPISGDGEVQYKGTMKDLDNDIEMDDTGGDRKCRRCPSSAFEGVAADVRNAAASKCCDSCDSVFELYKELEKKFPGIEYFPQCLEQLYERARGCNVIGSLDLKKVPVTVIFGPRRTGRRYSLKDVIRLDTSHVIKKLRIGDEAVERFSKHGVAEPLCGHERFSKTYSETRYLVKVVPTTYRKTRTRDAKASTYEYSAQCSSQAIVVGFSGVVPAVLFAFEPAAIQVNNVFERQPVSHFLVQLCGIVGGLFVVLGFIDSTVEWFVDFEKRHR
- a CDS encoding hypothetical protein (TriTrypDB/GeneDB-style sysID: LpmP.11.0030), translating into MFRSPFLRYAPTGAAKVPEQLPEWAIKKRTYLSLALDRWALKLQRLATKVIAVSDRMMGVQPKEELYRIPRLLKVSGKRPTVMDNCFIAPSALVTGDVHVGRKNYIGYNAILRAEEGESIHLGESCNVQEKAVVTGNTTVGKWTTIEPMAIVESADIASCSFVGAGAIVMKGCSIESGAMLCAASVLQSGAIIPSGEMWAGNPAQKVAYLTEKEKDDIIKSAKHSVLLAIEHHDSWELTWEEVEDQRDARELFARYAESNRELRIKAMYIKEPPRPNRKKMGRRTPQEVMEGSENTPALTESMHQGY
- the ABCH1 gene encoding ABC transporter, putative (TriTrypDB/GeneDB-style sysID: LpmP.11.0040): MNPIISCDNIHKTYLLGVEGVPALRGADVDVYPGELLVVYGTSGGGKSTLLNVLGTIDTPTKGNMFLFGKRVTDQTADSELAALRCKRIGFVFQSFNLISSMDALDNVSLPMMIKGSLPASAIKKRATTLLHEVGLGHRLHHFPSMLSGGEQQRVTIARALANEPEILFLDEPTGDLDTKNTHIIMNILLRLNRERGLTMVMVTHDVYMKQYAHRVIYIRDGKVGTTEDIHSNVRERAWRELQESLSKANAGAEEQKTATSMQRTPQDYATFSAQGPLNLDEDPEMQQVVDMLFGPQQGHA
- a CDS encoding SNF2/RAD54 related DNA helicase, putative (TriTrypDB/GeneDB-style sysID: LpmP.11.0050), coding for MEALLPIETCLRCGYPYVFRLSRFGCVFSCACDECVDVLKVAAAFTAALRGRTVAVPFVPLMSSPLLELTCSMKVVVVEIDFLQDLVYTHFLNFHDADVAQVMVSLSLALREQLAFSRTALTGPAALMDQLTEELLVSAQDPALPFFVNPPPPGLREAVSDILSRTVPETVLDRIPHLLRRTMKAHQEEGVRTALRWGGRILFADDMGVGKTMQALATVAALEAYPLLIVCPSAVKLMWADLIEQYLHEQVSVDEIHLIHGANDALSIDVQPKVVLVSFHMATVLEKQLRSRSWKCLLCDESHLLRTNISGVDAAYTRVVVAIGKRTPHCLLLSGTPVTDTPFDLFNQIDTLRPSLLGKSRFEFAMRYCRLTLSPYLQIGESTRRMELSSLLRSCCMLRRLKEDVLELPRKSRVVMRVAHRLLPHRRERRSGDTSYQERYANSWKENWSGITEAVEHCCSKYDRVVLLAHHIGLIDALVQWTRDHRKHAVRIDGRVPVQQRGDLLDAFHRGEARIAIIGITACAVGISLAPAQCAVFCELPPDAAWMRQAEDRLHRPGQRDEVVVYYLLGLHSQFDADLFSRLCSNLSEAEGSRGTSLLLSQMDHVSHPTRHPKPVSYTPAHDSVQPTMEPLLFCVSKNTGRIHVRASEPTGFYTTFPWHEAKQCARQRQDPVWQQLDTFLDSVTRLSPFCRRQLVLCQAWLPPVFQWKSDCAAVSNPRRRNRYSKTLPVGWGVWWKVRRLYFPACYYFGPLIAAANNEYEAGCLSCAASLPQLDRSVYSLVPGSICCATSSDSELFCSGRCRVSFIIRRSGGAMRRSVAGVDKGVCSHCHVDCETLCTSVAAVTGRRERVAAIGRLHPQLLQFPTFCERIVSNPIPGNFWHADHVVPVACGGGEATLDNLQTLCVVCHALKTQEDMKQVRQQRVVLPVQELMARTTVDVAWVKVTASSVSRVTKRKL
- a CDS encoding protein kinase, putative (TriTrypDB/GeneDB-style sysID: LpmP.11.0060) produces the protein MTKKKNDFHSCRLVQAYDTGENDEVKDEIDIIVNTYENVRVSGKSVAHYRVLVPLASEIRPSRRVTLEIRVIPGYPYVAPAISLLFPPGVQPGCEGTLSEYEVKQMAKEVLNNIQPCLPSGMPCMMQIVSTVATIVECGIDPPSQQQNRKAQGEANVPSAGQSLSLTPVPLKAKEALRLSLFAFHLLKKCCHMKNPESNEEAASNFDWLVKYLLDSANIFPEAARSFFPWNGISFSRAFAANIKSALALPADQQGLPKWLWEDEGHNLRIQQGSEGRYRNEFIQQRLLGAGGFAPVYVCRKKIDGRLYAIKKIAMSEAQSEKVVREVQTLSALNHKNIVRYYDAWVEDGCDEELRKFVDTDAEDEEDEEKEKRGKKTLASRSGTTVRAPSSSDTDSSSSRYSSSVEKSCSTDTSEDDDESDESCSGSDGVQTDAKMHKPEARRSFMNYQTLYIQMELCSARSLRHLIEESDSSDSGGIFSSANGEKVAVSILRQLLSVIAHTHRERIVHRDLKPDNVLFEMESNQSSEAGTIRVADFGLARVMSGVKRITSVLDVDETSMSTNVVSASHPTGNCGSVLYCAPEQEKGLEYDFKVDEFSIGMIAFEMWLAIAGKGFRERFTIMGEVWRTGKLPQWFVQWNPTMAETIEKLLEPDPHRRTTCEAVLGTAELPGDPADLTSALDTVDRYGERIVGRIIQKIQRSGSEFRKPSRAFRDDMQFVGSSQCTDVVQAVQVIGMLHGAVPVALFDPTVAMNPKLAEMSVDCVVDSSGRSYAYSTLPYFATASFLGMQENVSIGSFYQFYHRTRSYVIFTSPVPHYDIFNECVLEPFLSLCHLLAFTETAASVEVIVSHVHWLKTVFPTEIGTRPPPPELCHIRSEIHTADQVGHAISSITENLCAAGLPLCDERDEYIKKYTVAVLDVIDTFAKQMNTHLTLIMDPALQPSDLLVARKALETGIIFECRSTRGAVPLAFGCFLDNFTANCTVVNPDISAFSIVVDVQHLLDVGKHVHATWRENLLMDGVAAKRHDSYSLTQLPHVVEAAIQLWKGNIRACIRTDTDAHALVRVLKAKQIRWLLLDGRRIVAASTNQQSKGNGHSGDIALGDLQQAVRSLSVKGKSTRIASIDVQFLSGKSESRVADKTVELFSTMMTPPPSTVVVVNADVKRIQECLVQFNESAPDSSLETFAEPALARWLKANAATSSVVPVYSLTEGKIVFFVNYKRFKVSSKKNAPRNKSRQDSKLGHSSFASAE